Sequence from the Macaca fascicularis isolate 582-1 chromosome 16, T2T-MFA8v1.1 genome:
ttattGCTTCGGAAAACAAAAAAGCGGgacatgttgggaacaggcccccaagctgggccataaactggcccaaaaactggccataaacaaaatctctgcagtactgtgacatgttcgtgatggccatgatgcccacgctgaaggttgtgggtttaccggaataagggcaaggaacacctggctcACCCAGGGCTGAAAACAACTTAAAGCATtcctaagccacaaacaatagcatgagctatctgtgccttaaggacatgttcctgctgcagataactagccagagcccatccctttgttttgacccatccctttgtttcccataaggagtacttttagttaatctataatctatagaaacaatgtttatcactggcttgctgtcaataaatatgtgggtcaaactctgtttggggctctcaactctgaaggctgtgagtcccctgatttcccactccaccctctatatttctgtgtgtgtgtctttaattcctccagcaccgctgggttagggtctccacgaTTGAGCTGGTCTCAGCAATCTGCCAACCCCCAGGCAACAGAAAGAGGCTTATCCAACAACAGAGTGATGGAACCACTCTGTAAATGTCATGAGTTTTGAGTGATCAGCAACTGGCCTCAGGTCCCTGGAGCTTGGTGGCCTGTCACCACACTCACACTGTCTGTTTGCCGTCACACCTTGGACACCTTGGCATGGGCTCTGAGTTCAATCCCTGGCATTCTGGAACAGGTCTGGAGCAAGTCTGATGCCAGGGCAGCCTTTGTTCTGGTAGACAGTGGGATGGCCCCAGGACCCTCCTGCCCTCTCTGATGCCTGAATGTCTGCTTTCAGGCTCCTAACAAGTTCACTCCACGGAGACTTCCTCTGCTGCCTGGGACCTGATGATGCCTTCCCTTCTCTGATCCTCTGACCCTGGCTGCCTGATTCTGTGATTAGACTGAACTGAACCAGGCTGCAAACCTCCTCAAGGCAAGGACCCTAGATTGTTCACATTTTTGAGTCTACAAGATAGAACCCAATACAAATGTAGGGACGACAGTGATGCTGGAGCCAATGCTTCTGACTGTGACAGAATCTCCACCAAACAACTATCAAGGACCAGGCAGCTGTTCTTTTGACTGAGGACACCAACAAATGTAGTCTTCTGTGTGAGATCAGATGAGATGATATGAGATACTGTCCATGTAAATGATTCATAAAAAGCAGGGCATTGTACAAATCATTGCTATTAATACAGTCTCCACTGCCCTGGTCAGTGACTGGTTCATTTCTAACGACCCTTCACCTCTGATTGGTACTTCAGTAACTGAGCCATTTCCCTTTGCCCTACTCACCAGCTGGTTTGCTACAATGTTCACCTATCAGGAGTCCAGTTTTTGGTGGCCTGCTATAGATACCATAACCAGCCAGTCTAGTGTTTCTCCTATGCCCTCACACCTTTATGTGGCACATTGGAGATGGTTCTTGAAGTAGTGGAGAGCCAGCTTGAACTGGACCTGGGCGAGGGTGTTGGACCGGTATGTATTGTAGGTCTTCTCTAGGGCAGCCAGCTCTGAGTCCACCACTGGAGACCGAGACTGGTGACCTATAATCACTTCTGGGCATGACCCCACGAGTAGGGTCCCCAGCCCATCAATGAAGAATTCTGCAAAGAGAGGGAGAGCAGAAGGAAGTGGGAGCTGTGGTCAGAAAAATGGGTACTATTCCAGGTCTGAGGGGGGAGAGTCCCAGGGAGAGGACACAGTTCATACACTGGAGAGTGTGAACTGTGAAGCCCCACGTGAAGCCACACCCTTAACTCTAGGAGCCTGTCCCTGCTGATGAgctggaaggaaataaataagctCATTTCTCAGGCAGAGATATGGGCACAGAGGCAGAGAGGCACAGATTGGCTTTCAAACTGGACAGAACTGTGGACTCCAGGGCTGATGGAgtaagagggaaagagagagcagTTAACAGGACAGGATTTCTGGAAAAATAGAATATGAAGCAGcatgggaaaggaggaagaagacagagctgtaaggaaaggaagggaaaggaaaagaagggcaGCCTACAGGATACACAGAAGTCAAAGAGACGTGAGGAGGGAGGTCAGAGAGATCAAGAGCTCCCTAGTCTGgggagaaaggggaaaaggaCATACTGCTGCTGGGCAGGCGACCACCATCAGCCAGCTGGGTACAGCCCTTGGAAAGAACAAACTTTTGTAGCTAATTCCCAGCCCAGCTCCCTTCCTCACTCTTTCAGCCTTCCCACCTGAGTGAGCCACTCGTTGCAGGCGGGGATCAAAGCCAACTCTTTGGAGTCGCTCCGTATGGGCCAGGAAGAAGTTGACCACGCCACTGGTCACCACACAGTTGGGGAAGCCATCCAGGGGTTGGAAAAATCCCGTCCTCTTGTGAAGGCAGGCCCCGTTCTCACTCTGTTCCAGCAACAACTTAAACTGGAACACATTTCCCAGCACACTGCCGCTTACCTAACCAGCAGGCAGAGAAACCCATGTTAGAGAGTGCAGATCAATATTCATCctgcctcttccaggaagccttgcTGGACTGCACCTTGGTTATAACAAGAATTGTTATTTCTCTATCTATCCTTCAAATTATCCCTCAGGGACTGCCTTTTTGCTGTTGTGGCCACGGCTTTCACTAGACTACTGTTGGGTCCCTGGGCTCTTTTATTTCCTGCGTACCCCAGAAAATCTCCTTGGCATGAGTAGCCCTTACCCAAGACCAAAGAAGGTTATCTTTCCAGAAGAAGGTAACTCACTCCCTTCCACTGGGAGACGAGTACTGCAGTGTGGGTAAGAGGCAGCCCGTGTGCACTGGTCCATTTGCGGAATTTCCACTTGTTAGATGTCTTGCAGGGAGCTGTTTGTCTCGAGGTGTCTTCCTACTATTTTCTGCTCCTGGCTTACCTCTCTGAACTGCCTATCCATGAACTCACAGAAGAGACGTGTATTTTCATGTTTGAGCCTGAGCACAACAGATGAGCAAGTACATCTATCTCTGAAAGAATCATAATCTTCTAAGGGGGACATGGTAAAGTCTGCTCATTGTCCCCCATCAcctgttctttccttcttccttttagtAAATGACCCTTCTGAGTTTTATGACATAGTCAACTAGTCAGCTAAAGACTGCATTTccgggagctaaacaatgggtacacatgggcATACAGAGTGGAATAACAGACACCGGGGAATACAAAAGGTAGGAGGTTAAGAGTGGTCGAGggttaggccgggcatggtggctcacgccagtaatcccagcactttgggaggctgaggtgggtggatctcctgagctcaggagttcgagagcagcctggccaatatggtgagaccctgtctctactaaaaatacaaaaatcagctgggcacggtggcatgtgcctatggttccagctactcgggaggctgaggtaggagaatcacttgaacccaggagatagaggctgcagtgagccgagatcgtgccactgcactccagcctgggtgacagagcaagactctgtctcaaaaaaaaaaagagaagactgggtgagggttgaaaaattacctgttgggtacaatgttcGCTATGCGGGTAaagggtacactaaaagcccagacttcagcACTACGAAAGACATGTGTATAAGCTATCTGCACCTGGGCCCCccaatctataaaaaaaaaacaaaagcccatttgttatttaaggaaaaaaacactGCATTTCCCGACCTCCCTTGCAgcaaggtttcactgtgtgacCAAGTTCTGGCTGAAGGGATATGATTTAGAACTGATGCGAGAAATGTTTACATCACATCCTTAAAAGAAACCTGCTCTCCCTTCACTTCCTCTTCCCATCTTCCTCCTGACCATGCAGCCGGGAACCAAAGGATCGAGGAGCAACAAGAAAAGGAAGCTGATCCAGGATGATCCTGAAGCCAGCTCAGCTGCCAGTGTGCTTGTCACATGAGCTGGAACATCTTCTTTCTTAAGTTATTGTGCTCTGGTCTCTGTACGAGTTGCCAAGAGATGTCTTTGCTGATCTAGGTGTTTTGCAGATTGTCCACTTGCAGTAGAGTTAACTGTGGTCACGACACCACTTACCTTCTCATCCAtgcccctttttcttttctacgGTGaatttgcttttgatgtttttattcttttcttttctttttttgagacaggtatcactctgtcgtccaggctggagcgcagtgacacaatctcagctcactgcatcctcgacctcctgggctcaggtgatcctcccccctcagctcctgagtagcttgaactacagatgcacaccaccacccctggctaattttttttatttctttgtacggatgaggttttgccatgttgcccaagctggtcttgaactcctgggctcaagtgatcaccctgcttcagcctcccaaagggctgggactacaggtgtgaaacacCACGCCTaggctgtttttattattttcttcttattctttttaaaaatgtcattagtGCCATGTGTGCTTTTAAAGCTTTGTACCATTTATACTGTTTTTAATGTTGTGTGACAGAACCAGAGGGCTGCTGTCTTTAATCTCATACTAGTCAATGGAGGAAGTTAGAAATTCTGCATAAACACACCAATAAAGGAAAACAATTGCAAATTAGGGAGGGGTTGTAATTTACTCAAAGAGAAGTCAGTGTGGAGGCCTGAGCTGGTGCAGCACTCTCCACCTGGGTTGCACTGGCCTATTCACCTCCTGTgccagcccctctccctcccctccctccccctcctcttctcaTATATTTCTTCCCGCTCTCatctccctccttctccatctCTACAGATTGCGGCTGGGTAAAACTGGCAACTGTCCCTTACCACGTCCAGTTCCGTTTTCTCCAGGACATCCACCAGCACCTCAATCTTGGTCTTCTCGTTGAAGAGAAAATCATCGTCCACCCAGAGAACGTATTTGGTGGTCACCTGAGATATGGCCAGGTTCCTACCAGCAAACCAACCCTATAGATGAAATGAGGTTGAAGGAGTGGTTGCCCATATcacatattagaatcacctgggggcgCTTTCTAAATTTCCAACGGCCAGGCTGCATGCACTGCAGACAAATTCCTTTAGAACCGGTGCGAGCGAATCCAATGTAAAGCCAAGGCTGAGAACCACAGGGTTGAAGGAAGTCCATGTCTCAGAGAAAGTCTGGAAGGGACAGTGACTATGTGGATCAAAGACTGAGACAAAAAAAGGCTAGAAAGTCACTCTTTGGCTCTATGGCCTATATGAATTGGCTGAAGTCCCTTTTCACATGACAGTTTCTATGGCTCTCCTTTTGTCTCCTGTAAGATGTCAAGTTTGAGGGACGTCTGGTATGTATAATATTCACTTCCTCCTTTGTCcttggaggaaggaagggggagagagagggaggaaaaaaatgagagagggagagagtagcaaggagagagagaggtgcgggtagagagagggagggtgtgaagaagagagggagagggagagagaaagagagagtggggaggaagagagagaggtggggggagagagggagggtgggaagaagaaagggaaagagaaagagagagcagggaggcagagagagaggcaggggaagagagggagggtgggaataagagggagagagaaagagagagtagggagaaagagaggaaggggagagcaggagggtgggaagaagagagggagaaggagagagaaagagagtggggagggagagtcaaggagaaagagggagagagagaaagaggagagagaggccaAGACCCTAGCTTTGGTAGAATCATGGAGATGAGAGATTTCTCTACATGTCAGGAATCTTTGGGATGTCAGAGACCTCAAGTCACTGTAAGGACCCCAGTCAATTTCCACATCAGAAATGAGGAAAGATGGGagcagggtacagtggctcatgcctgtaattccagcactttgggaagcctaggtggaaggaacacttgagcccaggagttcgagaccaacctggccaacacagtgagaccccatctctacaaaaaattttaaaaattagcctggcatcatggtgcatgcctgtagtcccagctactagggaggcagaggtgagaaaaTCACTTGAGACTTTACGGTTGAGGCTGCCATGAtcaccatgattgcaccactgcactccagcctaggtgacagagcaagactccatctcaaaaaaatgaaaaataaaaaaatagaaatgagagactgggcgtggtggctcacatctgtaatcccagtactttgggaaaccaagacaggcgggtcacctaaggtcaggagtttgagaccagcctgcccaacatggtgaaaccccgtctctactaaaaatacaaaaaaaagccgggtgtggtggtgcacgctcatggtcccacctactcgggaggccgaggcaggagaatcacttgaattcaggaggtggaggttgcagtgagctgagatcatgctactgcactgcagcctgagcgacagagcaagactccatctcaaaaaaaaaaaaaaaaaaaaagggaaagaaaaaaaaaaatgaggaaaggtgGAATAACCACCTCATGAATGCGGAAAAGTGAGGCTGACCAATTTCTCTCTGAATCAGCAAGGGGACTCAGAGGACAGCCCTCACCCACTCCTACTCCTGGACCGTGCTTTCTTGGGAAGACCCTTATGGAAGCGGCCCCATCCAGGGTGGAACCTGACCCTGGGGCCCTCTTGTCCTGGAATGCAGGTGCCCCCCAATCTGAGAGGGACATACCTTCCCAAAGGGCATAGTGTAATACTCCACGTGGTTGTCTTTAATTTCCAGGGGCTTCTTGCTGTCGTCAGCCACTATCACGGTCAAGTCTGGGTAATACTCTCGAATACTCTGGAGCATGATCATGAGCTTGTGGGGGCGGAGGAAAGTCTTGGTGGCAATGGTAACCAGGTTTCTGAGCTTCCTCTCTGGGCAGAAGACAGTGGGTGTCAGAGCTCTGTCCTGTAGGAAGCTTCACTGTCTTTTCCTGCTTTGATCCAATGGCTTATTTCTGCCATAACCTGTCAGTGTCTGTGGGTCTCATGCctcttgtacccaggaggtgctTAATAAGAGTTTGTCAGTTGcattagaaaataaagacatttacaACATACCCAATTTGTTGCATTTCCTGGTTCTGTTGGCTCCACTATGTCATTTCCCAACTGTCTGTCTGAATGCTTTATTTTACACCTCCTGCCTGTTAGCACTTCGCTTGTGatctgctatttatttatttatttattttattattttttttttttttgagatggagttttgcttctgttgcccaggctggaatgcaatggtgcaatctcggctcactgcaacctccgcctcccaggttcaagtgattcttctgcctcagcctcccaagtagctgggattatcggcatgtgccagcacacctggctaattttgtatttttagtagagatggggtttcactatgttggccaggatggtctcagctCCTAGtctcctggtctcaaacttctgacctcaggtgatctgcctgcctcggcctcctaaagtgctgggattacatgctccTGGTCTTCGTCTTAGTATTAGGAGTTGAAATGCACAGAATCATGGAGATCAGATTCTGTGCCATCTAAGGGTTCAATATGGAGGGTCATGGAGCccaggaagaggagaaaacatCTACAAATCTTGAGACTTGCTTCTACCATCATCTGCAACTCCTAGAGAAAAGCTTACCTGATCTCTATCCTCAGGAAGACATGGTTAGAAATACGTTTACTTGGAGATTGCAAGGCCTGGACCGAATTGTCTATCTTAAGGCATGTGACGTACAAGAGACTGGAGAGCGGACAGCTTTCCTACGGAAAAGACCCCATGACGTCACAACTGGAGCTGCAGGTGTGTTTGGGATTCAGCCACTAAACGGAGAACTGGCATCGGACTGTGCAGTTCCCGTGTCTGCATGGCATGGGGCCAGCTGGAGTTAATGCATGCTGGAAGCCACAACCCTACCTGTTAGTGGGTGAGTACACAGAGCCACTTTCCTAGAATGACAAAAATCAGAAGTCGTTTGGACAGCAGTTGTTCCAGAACCCTCCCCCTGTGCCACCCTCTTGCcccttttttttagacaggttctggctgtcacccagactggagtgcagtggcatgatctcagctcactgcaaactccgcctcctaggttcaagcgattctcctgcttcagcctcccaagtagcagggaatacagacatgtaccaccatgcccgattttggattttttggatttttagtagagatgggttttcaccatgttggccaggccgatcctgaactcctgaccttaagtgatctgctcaccttggcctcccaaaatgctgggattactggtgtgaaccactgtgcccagcccattctgTTTTTTGTCATtgcaaacagtgctgcaataaataacCTCAAACAAATGTCGTTTCACACATATATTAATATCTGTAGGATAatttatagaaatggaattgccAGCCTAAAggatatttaaacatttaaacacatttaaaatgttgatagGTATTGCCAAATTGCCTCCAGAGAGGTGCCAATTTGCATTCCTAACTGCAATTGATATGCTGTTTTTCTAGCCCTGTCCAAAACCTTTTTGATGTgaaagtagttttctttttttttttttttttttgagacagagtcttgctctgccgctggggctggagtgcagtggccggatctcagctcactgcaagctctgcctcccgggtttacgccattctcctgcctcagcctcccgagtagctgggactacaggcgcccgccacctcgcccggctagttttttgtatttttagtagagacggggtttcactgtgttagccaggatggtctcgatctcctgacctcgtgatccgcccgtctcagcctcccaaagtgctgggattacaggcttgagccaccgcgcccggcctgaaagtAGTTTTCGTATGCACTTTTCTCAGTGTGAGAGTGGGCATATATTTTAACGGCTAAAAGTGttgctgaatttaattttttctgaacTGCGCATTTTTCCATTATTGGgtgttattttcttattgattcatagatgctttttttttttttcttgagacagagtcttactctgt
This genomic interval carries:
- the B4GALNT2 gene encoding beta-1,4 N-acetylgalactosaminyltransferase 2 isoform X3 produces the protein MFGSTFLQAVFSSLKPELPSPAPDVRKLKLLPEEHLRNLFSYDGIWLFPKNQCKCEANKERGSYNFQDAYDQSDLPAVKVRRQAEFEHFQRREGLPRPLPLLAQPNLPFGYPVHGVEVMPLHTVPIPGLQFEGPDAPIYEVTLTASLGTLNTLADVPDSVVQGRGQKQLTISTSDRKLLNFILQHVTYTSTGYQHQKVDIVSLESRSSVAKFPVTIRHPVIPKLYDPGPERKLRNLVTIATKTFLRPHKLMIMLQSIREYYPDLTVIVADDSKKPLEIKDNHVEYYTMPFGKGWFAGRNLAISQVTTKYVLWVDDDFLFNEKTKIEVLVDVLEKTELDVVSGSVLGNVFQFKLLLEQSENGACLHKRTGFFQPLDGFPNCVVTSGVVNFFLAHTERLQRVGFDPRLQRVAHSEFFIDGLGTLLVGSCPEVIIGHQSRSPVVDSELAALEKTYNTYRSNTLAQVQFKLALHYFKNHLQCAT